A part of Melittangium boletus DSM 14713 genomic DNA contains:
- a CDS encoding glycoside hydrolase family 3 protein: MERLFSRSKSASRTALLLLTLAACKDPAPEPTPVDPTPVDPTPVDPKPEPDDWTLVESVIAKDPEIEAKVDALVASMSLEEKVGQITQVEIANVTPDDIKKYHLGSVLNGGGSWPGGKKNATVEEWYTLADQLWEASMDAANPHRIPIIWGVDAVHGHNNVKGATFFPHNIGLGAANDPELMRRIGEVTAREVAYTGLDWAFGPTLAVVRDDRWGRTYEGYSEDPAIVEAYGGKIVEGLQGQLAKDAKANERVIASAKHFLGDGATNEGKDQGITELTEKELRDLHSRGYVTALRAGAQTVMASFSSWKNKDQGNNAKAHKMHGNKYLLTDVLKTKMGFDGFVISDWNGLGQITPENSDSPRICKNSDCPQAINAGVDMVMVPYRADWTAFIDNTLASVKNGEIPQSRLDDAVRRILRVKFRMGLFDRPKPSARNASHEIGTAENRAVAREAVRKSLVLLKNNDSVLPVARSAKILVTGKSANNLSNQSGGWSITWQGTDTTEADFGGGTTFWKAVQKVAPQATLDISADGSMADASYDVVFAVIGETPYAEGNGDIGKNKTLELARLRPEDQTLLASLRAKGAKKIVTVLYSGRPLYANKELNQSDAFVAAWLPGTEGEGMTDVLFRKEDGSVDHDFHGKLSYSWPKSPCQVSLNKGDASYEPLFAYGHGLTYAQPQPLNVLDEPTQTHGCSAPPSDGTTATEPLVIFERGNQDNWVMRVGAPSNWGGKDVLLGTSVSTYTDANELSVTPVDYLGQWDAVRAVWSGTGQIYTQNQSGNEGRNLQPYLNSKGALVFSVKVNTAPTAQVNLSMHCIHPCLGEIQLGQTLQALEGKDWTELAVPLQCFADTGLDFTIVNSPFLLYTSGPMDLSLARIRWEPNRAGNVSCTGAGSTDVVTAITDDKDAFVNGLSDTSFFDAPNGWTAGTSGTVTVNPAFDIGGGEKVIDVQMKNLKEGGGNGGMGFGLKSPNLMDVSSIATTGGVEFDVRVLDYGSTTQDFWVKSVCKRKPDSCATGDLTTLIGHPEVGTWKTVRMPFTDATYQTNWDTTRVSSVLELLPAWGDQGGNIHFQLRNIRIKKQLQ; the protein is encoded by the coding sequence ATGGAACGGTTGTTCTCACGCAGCAAGAGTGCCTCGCGCACGGCGCTCCTGCTGTTGACGCTGGCGGCATGCAAGGATCCGGCTCCCGAGCCCACGCCGGTGGATCCGACGCCCGTGGATCCGACGCCCGTGGATCCAAAGCCCGAGCCCGATGACTGGACCCTGGTCGAGAGCGTCATCGCCAAGGATCCCGAGATCGAGGCCAAGGTCGACGCCCTGGTGGCCAGCATGTCGCTCGAGGAGAAGGTCGGGCAGATCACCCAGGTGGAGATCGCCAACGTCACCCCCGACGACATCAAGAAGTACCACCTCGGTTCGGTGCTCAATGGCGGCGGCTCCTGGCCCGGCGGCAAGAAGAACGCCACCGTGGAGGAGTGGTACACGCTGGCCGACCAGCTGTGGGAGGCCTCGATGGACGCGGCCAATCCCCACCGCATTCCCATCATCTGGGGCGTGGACGCGGTCCACGGGCACAACAACGTGAAGGGCGCCACCTTCTTCCCGCACAACATCGGCCTGGGCGCGGCGAACGATCCGGAGCTGATGCGGCGCATCGGCGAGGTGACGGCGCGCGAAGTGGCCTACACGGGTCTGGACTGGGCCTTCGGACCCACGCTCGCGGTGGTCCGCGATGACCGCTGGGGCCGCACCTACGAGGGCTATTCCGAGGATCCCGCCATCGTCGAGGCCTACGGCGGAAAGATCGTCGAGGGTCTCCAGGGCCAGCTCGCCAAGGACGCCAAGGCCAACGAGCGCGTGATCGCCTCGGCCAAGCACTTCCTGGGCGATGGCGCCACCAACGAGGGCAAGGACCAGGGCATCACCGAGCTGACGGAGAAGGAGCTGCGCGACCTGCACAGCCGCGGCTACGTCACGGCGCTCCGGGCCGGTGCCCAGACGGTCATGGCCTCGTTCAGCAGCTGGAAGAACAAGGACCAGGGCAACAACGCCAAGGCCCACAAGATGCACGGCAACAAGTACCTGCTGACGGACGTGTTGAAGACCAAGATGGGCTTCGACGGCTTCGTCATCTCGGACTGGAACGGCCTGGGCCAGATCACCCCGGAGAACAGCGACTCTCCCCGGATTTGCAAGAACAGCGACTGCCCGCAGGCCATCAACGCCGGCGTCGACATGGTGATGGTGCCCTACCGCGCGGATTGGACGGCGTTCATCGACAACACCCTCGCGTCGGTGAAGAACGGCGAGATTCCGCAGAGCCGCCTGGATGACGCCGTTCGCCGCATCCTGCGCGTGAAGTTCCGCATGGGCCTCTTCGACCGGCCCAAGCCCTCCGCGCGCAACGCCTCGCACGAGATTGGCACGGCGGAGAACCGGGCCGTGGCCCGCGAGGCCGTCCGCAAGTCGCTGGTGCTCCTCAAGAACAACGACAGCGTGCTGCCCGTGGCGCGCTCGGCCAAGATCCTCGTGACGGGCAAGAGCGCCAACAACCTGTCGAACCAGTCGGGTGGCTGGAGCATCACCTGGCAGGGCACCGACACCACCGAGGCCGACTTCGGCGGCGGCACCACTTTCTGGAAGGCCGTGCAGAAGGTCGCGCCCCAGGCCACGCTGGACATCAGCGCGGATGGCTCCATGGCGGATGCGTCCTACGACGTCGTCTTCGCGGTCATCGGCGAGACGCCCTACGCCGAGGGCAATGGCGACATCGGCAAGAACAAGACCCTGGAGCTCGCCCGGCTGCGTCCCGAGGACCAGACGCTCCTCGCGAGCCTGCGTGCCAAGGGAGCGAAGAAGATCGTGACGGTGCTCTACTCGGGCCGTCCGCTCTACGCCAACAAGGAGCTCAACCAGTCGGACGCCTTCGTCGCGGCCTGGTTGCCCGGCACCGAGGGCGAGGGCATGACGGACGTGCTCTTCCGCAAGGAGGACGGCTCGGTCGACCACGACTTCCACGGCAAGCTGTCCTACTCGTGGCCCAAGTCGCCCTGCCAGGTCTCCCTCAACAAGGGGGATGCGAGCTACGAGCCGCTCTTCGCCTATGGCCATGGCCTGACGTACGCCCAGCCCCAGCCGCTGAACGTGCTCGACGAGCCCACGCAGACCCACGGCTGCAGCGCGCCTCCGAGCGATGGCACCACCGCCACCGAGCCCCTGGTCATCTTCGAGCGGGGCAACCAGGACAACTGGGTGATGCGCGTGGGCGCGCCGTCCAACTGGGGCGGCAAGGACGTGCTCCTGGGCACCAGCGTCAGCACCTACACGGATGCCAATGAACTCTCCGTCACCCCGGTCGACTACCTCGGCCAGTGGGACGCCGTCCGGGCCGTGTGGAGTGGCACGGGACAGATCTACACGCAGAACCAGTCGGGGAACGAGGGCCGCAACCTCCAGCCCTACCTGAACTCCAAGGGCGCCCTGGTCTTCTCGGTGAAGGTCAACACCGCCCCGACCGCGCAGGTGAACCTCTCCATGCACTGCATCCATCCGTGCCTGGGTGAGATCCAGCTTGGCCAGACCCTCCAGGCGCTGGAGGGCAAGGACTGGACCGAGCTCGCCGTCCCGCTGCAGTGCTTCGCGGACACGGGCCTGGACTTCACCATCGTGAACAGCCCGTTCCTCCTCTACACCTCGGGCCCGATGGACCTGTCGCTCGCGCGCATCCGCTGGGAGCCGAACCGGGCGGGCAACGTGAGCTGCACGGGCGCGGGCTCCACCGACGTGGTCACCGCCATCACGGACGACAAGGACGCCTTCGTCAACGGCTTGTCCGACACCTCGTTCTTCGATGCGCCCAATGGGTGGACGGCCGGCACCTCGGGCACCGTGACGGTGAACCCCGCGTTCGACATCGGCGGCGGTGAGAAGGTCATCGACGTGCAGATGAAGAACCTCAAGGAGGGGGGCGGCAACGGCGGCATGGGCTTCGGGCTCAAGTCGCCGAACCTGATGGACGTCTCCTCCATCGCCACGACGGGCGGCGTCGAGTTCGACGTGCGCGTGCTCGACTACGGCTCCACCACCCAGGACTTCTGGGTGAAGAGCGTGTGCAAGCGCAAGCCCGACTCGTGCGCGACGGGCGACCTGACGACCCTCATCGGTCACCCGGAGGTGGGTACCTGGAAGACGGTGCGCATGCCCTTCACCGACGCCACCTACCAGACCAACTGGGACACCACGCGGGTCAGCTCCGTCCTGGAGCTGCTGCCGGCCTGGGGTGATCAGGGCGGCAACATCCACTTCCAGCTGCGCAACATCCGCATCAAGAAGCAGTTGCAGTAG
- a CDS encoding zinc-dependent alcohol dehydrogenase family protein has product MKAYEIRGGFGLDKLVACERPDPEPGPFQVRIRVKATSLNYRDLMMVRGQYNPRQKLPLVPNSDGAGVVDAVGPGVTRVKPGDRVMGLFSQNWLAGELSRGTQTQTLGGPLDGALADTMIVHEDGAVPTPAYLSDEEASTLPCAAVTAWSALVTQGALQAGDTVLLQGTGGVSLFALQIARMMGARILITSSKDDKLARAKELGAHEGINYVSTKDWDKAARALTGGVGVDHVVEVGGAGTLERSLRAVRTGGTVSVIGVLDSAASSVNVLPILMNNLRVQGTFVGHRQSFEALTRAFTQHGIRPVVDRVFPFAEAVAAFEYLQSGAHFGKVVIRVD; this is encoded by the coding sequence ATGAAAGCCTATGAGATCCGCGGTGGATTCGGTCTGGACAAGCTGGTGGCGTGCGAGCGACCGGACCCGGAGCCTGGGCCCTTCCAGGTCCGCATCCGGGTGAAGGCCACGAGCCTCAATTATCGAGATCTGATGATGGTGCGCGGGCAGTACAACCCCCGGCAGAAGCTGCCCCTCGTGCCCAATTCGGATGGAGCGGGCGTGGTGGATGCCGTGGGGCCGGGCGTCACCCGCGTGAAGCCCGGGGATCGGGTGATGGGCCTGTTCTCCCAGAACTGGCTCGCGGGCGAGCTCTCGCGTGGCACCCAGACCCAGACGCTCGGCGGCCCCCTGGACGGGGCGCTCGCGGACACGATGATCGTCCACGAGGACGGCGCGGTGCCCACGCCCGCGTACCTGTCCGACGAAGAGGCCTCCACCCTGCCCTGCGCGGCCGTCACGGCGTGGAGCGCGCTCGTCACCCAGGGAGCGCTCCAGGCCGGAGACACCGTGCTCCTGCAGGGCACGGGCGGCGTCTCCCTCTTCGCGTTGCAGATCGCCCGGATGATGGGCGCGCGGATCCTCATCACCTCGAGCAAGGACGACAAGCTCGCGCGGGCGAAGGAGCTGGGCGCCCACGAGGGCATCAACTACGTGAGCACGAAGGACTGGGACAAGGCGGCCCGCGCGTTGACGGGCGGCGTCGGCGTGGACCACGTGGTGGAGGTGGGCGGCGCTGGAACGCTGGAGCGCTCACTGCGCGCCGTGCGCACGGGAGGCACGGTGTCCGTCATCGGCGTGCTCGACAGCGCGGCGAGCTCCGTCAACGTGCTCCCCATCCTCATGAACAACCTGCGGGTGCAGGGCACGTTCGTGGGGCACCGCCAGTCCTTCGAGGCCCTGACCCGGGCGTTCACCCAGCATGGCATCCGCCCGGTGGTGGACCGCGTCTTCCCCTTCGCCGAGGCCGTCGCCGCCTTCGAATACCTCCAGAGCGGCGCGCACTTCGGCAAGGTCGTCATCCGGGTGGACTGA
- the xylB gene encoding xylulokinase — MYLGIDVGTSSVKAVLVDGQERILTSVSAPLEVDRPHPGWSEQDPDAWIRGCEHVLDTLAASHREALSAVEGIGLSGHMHGATLLGADDQPLRPAILWNDGRSEAECRLLEERCPRSREISGNLAMPGFTAPKLLWVARHEPELFARTRKVLLPKDYVRLFLVGDHVSEMSDAAGTLWLDVAKRDWSDELLQATGLTREHMPRLVEGSQSSGRLRPELARRWGMTRAPVVAGGGGDNAASAVGIGAVKPGSAFVSLGTSGVLFVSNARFSPNTEGAVHAFCHAVPGTWHQMGVILSAAASLEWLSSLLGEPAPALIAALGERVEAPSPVKFLPYLSGERTPHNDASARGAFVGLAHGHGRAALTQAVLEGVAYAVADCLRVLADAGTQVARASAVGGGSRSPLWLRILASVLDRPLDVHAEGDFGGAFGAARLGRLAATGEDPFVLAVPPPVARVVEPDAALVPRYAEEYARWRRLYPALKQVS; from the coding sequence ATGTACCTCGGCATCGACGTGGGAACGTCATCCGTCAAGGCCGTGCTCGTGGACGGCCAGGAGCGCATCCTCACGAGCGTCAGCGCGCCGCTGGAGGTGGACCGGCCACACCCTGGCTGGTCGGAGCAGGATCCGGACGCGTGGATCCGCGGCTGCGAGCACGTGCTGGACACGCTCGCCGCCTCGCACCGCGAGGCCCTGTCGGCGGTCGAGGGCATTGGCCTGTCCGGCCACATGCACGGCGCCACGCTCCTGGGGGCGGATGACCAGCCGCTGCGTCCGGCCATCCTCTGGAACGACGGACGTTCGGAGGCCGAGTGCCGCCTGTTGGAGGAGCGCTGCCCGCGCTCGCGGGAGATTTCAGGCAACCTGGCCATGCCGGGTTTCACCGCGCCCAAGCTGCTCTGGGTCGCCCGGCACGAGCCCGAGCTCTTCGCCCGGACGCGAAAGGTGCTGTTGCCCAAGGACTACGTGCGCTTGTTCCTCGTGGGTGACCATGTCTCCGAGATGTCCGATGCCGCCGGGACGCTGTGGCTGGACGTGGCGAAGCGGGACTGGTCCGACGAACTCCTCCAGGCCACGGGCCTGACGCGCGAGCACATGCCCCGGCTCGTGGAGGGCTCCCAGTCCTCCGGCCGGCTGCGACCCGAGCTGGCCCGGCGCTGGGGCATGACCCGGGCGCCGGTGGTCGCCGGCGGAGGTGGGGACAACGCGGCGAGCGCGGTGGGCATTGGCGCCGTGAAGCCGGGCTCGGCCTTCGTGTCGCTCGGCACCTCGGGCGTGTTGTTCGTGTCCAACGCGCGCTTCTCGCCGAACACGGAGGGCGCGGTGCACGCGTTCTGCCATGCCGTGCCCGGCACGTGGCACCAGATGGGCGTCATCCTGTCCGCCGCGGCGAGCCTGGAGTGGCTGTCCTCCTTGCTGGGCGAGCCCGCGCCCGCGCTCATCGCCGCGCTGGGCGAGCGTGTCGAGGCGCCGTCTCCGGTGAAGTTCCTGCCCTACCTGTCCGGGGAGCGCACGCCGCACAATGACGCCTCGGCGCGAGGGGCCTTCGTGGGGTTGGCGCACGGCCATGGACGCGCGGCACTCACCCAGGCGGTGCTCGAGGGCGTGGCGTACGCCGTCGCGGACTGTCTGCGCGTGCTCGCCGATGCGGGGACTCAGGTGGCGCGGGCCTCGGCGGTGGGGGGCGGATCGCGCTCGCCGCTGTGGTTGAGGATCCTCGCGAGCGTGCTCGATCGGCCGCTTGATGTGCATGCCGAGGGGGACTTCGGTGGGGCGTTCGGCGCGGCGCGGTTGGGGCGGCTCGCGGCGACGGGGGAGGACCCCTTCGTGCTCGCGGTGCCACCGCCCGTGGCCCGGGTGGTGGAACCCGATGCGGCGCTCGTGCCTCGTTACGCCGAGGAGTACGCCCGTTGGCGCCGCCTCTACCCCGCGCTCAAGCAGGTATCTTGA